Proteins from a single region of Lates calcarifer isolate ASB-BC8 linkage group LG19, TLL_Latcal_v3, whole genome shotgun sequence:
- the LOC108897914 gene encoding uncharacterized protein LOC108897914 yields MSNEVHFLHTASTCQPGKKLKSLREEWPYWFDELGMSVHFKELTGIDLKETFTRNLDLKGKRLLNYMTTVYVSKSNKFLQTYARLQRMRGQQSGCSDDVKKMLLLLLSYFDEKEESMFFHVEDRCLAEEVQLEQVPLTPTVIVCEQSCYSSTRYMLSLDRNLINTNISSFISALCLMFGSYFCFNIHYPSELASTLEFLQRCFFSINPEKGTIVENKKRRLNVNPQVLTLIQDLSDHEWR; encoded by the exons ATGTCTAATGAAGTCCACTTTTTACACACAGCGTCAACATGTCAACCAGGGAAAAAGTTGAAAAGCCTTAGAGAGGAGTGGCCGTATTGGTTTGACGAACTTGGCATGTCAGTTCACTTCAAGGAACTCACTGGGATTGACCTCAAAGAGACATTCACACGAAATTTGGATTTGAAGGGAAAAAGGCTTCTCAACTACATGACCACAGTTTATGTCAGCAAGAGTAATAAGTTCCTTCAGACTTATGCAAGGCTTCAGAGGATGCGGGGACAGCAGAGTGGCTGCTCAGATGATGTGAAAAAGATGCTCCTGCTTCTGCTCAGCTACTTTGACGAGAAGGAGGAGTCCATGTTCTTCCATGTAGAAGATAGATGTCTGGCAGAAGAGGTCCAACTGGAGCAAGTACCTCTGACACCCACTGTTATCGTCTGTG AACAGTCCTGCTATTCCTCAACAAGGTACATGCTGAGTCTGGATCGGAACCTTATCAACACAAACATCTCCTCCTTTATTTCTGCATTGTGCCTCATGTTTGGGAGCTACTTCTGTTTCAACATTCATTATCCATCTGAGCTGGCTTCAACTCTGGAGTTTCTTCAAAG GTGTTTTTTCTCGATAAACCCAGAAAAAGGAACCATAGTGGAGAATAAAAAGCGTCGTCTCAACGTGAACCCTCAAGTCCTCACCCTGATACAGGATCTCTCCGATCACGAGTGGCGTTAA